A genomic window from Desulfatiglans anilini DSM 4660 includes:
- the rdgC gene encoding recombination-associated protein RdgC — protein sequence MGFIQGSASFTRYWVEGTVPREVMESLPPRVGRYAFRPFADDSDQEKSMGWVNIMDLFDNVMGGLDYLKEPYLALSLRVDVRRVPASALKQFCREAEEKVKAAEEIAFLPRERRIEIRESVKRSLLHRSIPRTNVYDMVWRLTDGMVFFGAVNAALCDDFAALFYQTFGLTLQAVYPYALAARILEREKRSLGALDALTPCLFTGGRQPSD from the coding sequence ATGGGGTTCATACAGGGCTCGGCGAGCTTCACCCGTTATTGGGTGGAGGGGACGGTTCCCAGGGAGGTCATGGAGTCGCTGCCTCCGAGGGTCGGCCGGTACGCTTTTCGGCCGTTTGCGGATGACTCCGATCAGGAGAAGTCGATGGGGTGGGTCAACATCATGGACCTGTTCGACAACGTCATGGGCGGACTCGACTATCTGAAGGAACCCTACCTGGCTCTCTCGCTCCGCGTGGACGTCCGCCGGGTGCCCGCCAGCGCCCTGAAGCAGTTTTGCCGGGAGGCGGAGGAGAAGGTCAAGGCGGCGGAGGAGATCGCCTTCCTGCCTCGCGAGCGCCGGATCGAGATCCGGGAATCGGTGAAGCGGAGCCTCCTGCACCGGTCGATCCCCAGGACCAACGTCTACGACATGGTCTGGAGGCTGACGGACGGCATGGTGTTTTTCGGCGCCGTCAACGCGGCCCTCTGCGACGATTTTGCCGCTCTTTTCTACCAGACCTTCGGTTTGACCCTCCAGGCCGTCTATCCGTATGCCCTCGCGGCGAGGATCCTCGAACGGGAGAAACGCTCGCTGGGAGCCCTCGATGCCCTGACGCCCTGTCTCTTCACCGGGGGGAGGCAGCCTTCGGATTAG
- a CDS encoding cation diffusion facilitator family transporter — protein MSSSLSDTAGRENRIRLAVIGLALAVGMGLMAVKFYAYHLTGSSAILSDALESIINVVASAFALGSVILAQKPPDASHPYGHGKIEYFSAGFEGALIIVAAVGIFVSGISHILDPRPLPCLESGLLLLAGAAVVNLALGAALLKYGRKTGSLILIADGKHILTDVYTSAAVLPGLLLVKFTGLLWLDGVVACLVGVNILVSGGGLVRQSFSALMDASEPKLLDRISSVLDGHRKVLWIDIHQLRAWRSGSLIHIDLHLILPRHLSLEEAHREAKDLEALLQEHFSGRASILIHMDPCIDEDCPVCVKHLCELRSRAATGRPRWERERLVRIGVSAGEAEIENGPVETDAGERRPSREGFGDPVHPLGEEQQGADQDQGAGESSGDPQKASPAEAVPGKKRPPVPE, from the coding sequence ATGTCAAGCAGTCTCTCAGACACGGCGGGCAGGGAAAACCGCATACGGCTTGCGGTCATCGGGCTCGCGCTGGCTGTGGGGATGGGCCTCATGGCCGTCAAATTCTACGCCTATCACCTGACCGGATCTTCGGCCATCCTTTCCGACGCGCTCGAATCCATCATCAATGTAGTGGCGAGCGCCTTCGCCCTCGGAAGCGTCATCCTGGCCCAAAAGCCGCCCGACGCCTCCCACCCCTACGGCCATGGCAAGATCGAGTATTTTTCCGCCGGGTTCGAAGGGGCCCTGATCATCGTTGCCGCCGTGGGAATATTCGTGAGCGGGATATCCCACATCCTGGATCCCCGTCCGCTGCCGTGCCTCGAAAGCGGTCTTTTATTACTGGCCGGGGCTGCGGTCGTCAACCTGGCCCTCGGTGCCGCGCTCCTCAAATATGGGAGAAAGACCGGTTCGCTGATTCTTATCGCGGACGGAAAGCACATCCTGACCGATGTCTACACCTCCGCCGCCGTGCTTCCCGGACTGCTGCTGGTCAAATTCACCGGCCTACTCTGGCTCGATGGGGTGGTCGCCTGCCTGGTGGGGGTGAACATCCTGGTCTCGGGGGGTGGGTTGGTGCGGCAATCCTTTTCCGCCCTGATGGATGCCTCGGAGCCGAAGCTCCTGGACAGGATCTCGTCCGTCCTCGACGGGCATCGCAAGGTGCTGTGGATCGATATCCACCAACTGCGGGCCTGGCGTTCCGGGAGTCTGATCCATATCGATCTTCACCTGATCCTGCCGAGACATCTTTCGCTGGAAGAGGCGCACCGCGAGGCCAAGGACCTGGAGGCCCTCCTTCAGGAGCACTTTTCGGGGCGTGCGAGCATCCTGATCCACATGGACCCTTGCATCGACGAGGACTGCCCGGTCTGTGTGAAGCACCTCTGCGAACTTCGAAGCCGTGCGGCGACGGGCCGTCCGAGATGGGAGCGGGAGCGTCTGGTGCGGATCGGGGTTTCAGCCGGTGAGGCGGAGATTGAAAACGGGCCTGTGGAGACAGATGCCGGGGAGAGGCGGCCTTCACGTGAGGGATTCGGCGACCCGGTACACCCATTGGGAGAGGAGCAGCAGGGCGCCGATCAGGATCAGGGGGCCGGCGAGTCGTCCGGGGATCCGCAGAAGGCGTCCCCGGCTGAAGCGGTGCCTGGAAAAAAGCGCCCCCCCGTTCCAGAGTAG
- a CDS encoding pyridoxamine 5'-phosphate oxidase family protein, with the protein MKNEKQKAPGTAQLTAMAEELIRSRSTMTLATGGDSGPWAAPVYYACIDGSFYFFSSPESRHIQESLPDKGAAAAIFAESDSWQGIRGLQMSGRIVHIRAGFKAFKGLQAYMRKFSFTREFFTPGKRLDLDAFSERFHVRFYAFKPDLIYYLDNSIAFGFRETVTL; encoded by the coding sequence ATGAAGAACGAAAAACAGAAGGCTCCGGGCACTGCACAGCTCACCGCGATGGCCGAAGAACTGATCCGCAGCCGCAGCACCATGACCTTGGCCACCGGCGGAGACAGCGGCCCATGGGCGGCCCCCGTCTACTACGCCTGTATTGACGGATCCTTCTATTTTTTCTCGAGCCCCGAATCGCGGCATATCCAGGAGTCCCTGCCTGACAAAGGAGCGGCGGCGGCCATTTTTGCCGAATCGGATTCCTGGCAAGGGATCCGCGGACTTCAGATGTCGGGGCGGATCGTCCATATCCGCGCAGGTTTCAAGGCCTTTAAAGGGCTGCAGGCCTACATGCGCAAATTCTCGTTTACGCGAGAGTTTTTCACTCCCGGCAAACGGCTCGACCTGGATGCCTTTTCGGAGCGCTTCCACGTCCGGTTTTACGCCTTCAAACCGGATCTGATCTATTACCTCGACAACAGCATCGCCTTCGGATTCAGGGAAACGGTCACCCTTTGA
- a CDS encoding HAD family hydrolase, which yields MRLSFLRSIGYPPKNGGKIVEAPLVGRGESRVFEMQGKCRVDVLLFDYGGVLAEEGFREGLKAIALKDGLDPDAFFQTASEWVHASGYVTGKASEQTYWRHLRSETGIRGSDADLRREILDRFVLRDWMVRLVRVLKEAGVRLAILSDQTDWLIQLDRRDRFFQYFEAVFNSFVEGRSKRDPAFFDQVVGRLGTAPSEVLFMDDNPGNIERARSRGLETILYRDRRTFLAELVRFCPFLEASVS from the coding sequence TTGAGGCTTTCCTTTCTCCGGTCGATCGGCTATCCTCCCAAAAACGGTGGCAAGATTGTGGAGGCGCCTCTCGTCGGGCGCGGGGAGTCGAGGGTTTTTGAGATGCAGGGAAAATGCCGGGTGGATGTCCTCCTCTTCGACTATGGCGGCGTTCTGGCCGAAGAGGGATTCCGGGAAGGACTCAAGGCGATTGCGCTGAAAGACGGGCTGGATCCCGATGCCTTTTTCCAGACGGCGTCCGAGTGGGTGCACGCGAGCGGGTACGTTACGGGGAAGGCGTCGGAGCAAACCTACTGGCGGCACCTCCGCTCTGAGACGGGCATCCGGGGCTCGGATGCCGATCTGCGTCGGGAGATCCTGGATCGTTTCGTGCTGCGGGACTGGATGGTGAGACTCGTCAGGGTCTTGAAAGAGGCCGGTGTACGGTTGGCGATCCTGAGCGACCAGACCGACTGGCTGATTCAGCTCGACCGCCGTGATCGATTCTTCCAGTACTTCGAGGCCGTCTTCAACAGCTTCGTCGAGGGCCGCAGCAAGCGGGATCCGGCCTTTTTCGATCAGGTTGTGGGCCGTCTCGGCACAGCTCCTTCGGAGGTCCTCTTCATGGACGACAACCCGGGAAACATCGAGCGGGCCCGGAGCCGGGGGCTCGAGACCATCCTCTATCGGGACCGGAGGACCTTTTTGGCCGAACTGGTCCGGTTCTGCCCTTTCCTGGAAGCCTCCGTTTCCTGA
- a CDS encoding DsbA family protein, with translation MNRFFLTGWLLVLLSVWCVPAAAAGLEWEVRDDRKLEVEPLDLAVAQDGSWMFILAPAEVRVLDAKTGAFIARIPIESGFDRIAYSEAEGMLILTSRGNKRELRVVLEKVYSFDPSGLPILGAEDGAVTVTVFSDYQCPYCARLEPLLQQVQEKYPKDIRIVHKNMPLSSHRFAVSAALAALAADAQGKFEPFHNGLMALHSTMSEEVITRTAEAVGLDMERFQSDRKNPAFQGVLRRDMEEGREAGVRGIPAVFINGKPLRTLTPEKLMAAVERERQETSR, from the coding sequence ATGAATCGTTTTTTTCTGACGGGATGGTTGTTGGTGTTGTTGTCGGTTTGGTGTGTCCCGGCGGCGGCTGCCGGCCTCGAGTGGGAGGTTCGGGACGATCGGAAGCTGGAGGTGGAGCCGCTCGATCTTGCCGTGGCGCAGGACGGATCCTGGATGTTTATCCTGGCCCCTGCCGAGGTCCGCGTCCTCGATGCGAAAACGGGGGCCTTTATTGCGCGGATCCCGATCGAAAGCGGATTCGACCGGATTGCCTATTCAGAGGCTGAGGGGATGCTGATCCTGACAAGCCGGGGCAACAAACGGGAGCTGCGGGTGGTCCTGGAGAAGGTGTATTCCTTCGATCCGTCCGGTTTGCCGATCCTGGGGGCCGAAGACGGGGCGGTGACGGTGACGGTCTTCAGCGATTACCAGTGCCCCTACTGTGCGCGACTGGAGCCGCTCCTTCAGCAGGTTCAGGAGAAATACCCGAAGGATATCAGGATCGTGCACAAGAACATGCCTCTTTCGAGCCACCGTTTCGCGGTTTCGGCTGCCCTCGCCGCCCTGGCGGCGGATGCGCAAGGCAAGTTCGAGCCCTTTCACAACGGGTTGATGGCGTTGCACAGTACGATGAGCGAAGAGGTGATCACCCGGACCGCCGAAGCGGTGGGTCTGGATATGGAGCGCTTCCAGAGCGACCGCAAGAATCCGGCTTTTCAGGGGGTTCTCCGCAGGGACATGGAGGAAGGCCGGGAGGCCGGAGTGAGAGGGATCCCGGCGGTTTTTATCAACGGAAAGCCTCTTCGCACTCTGACCCCCGAGAAGTTGATGGCTGCGGTCGAAAGAGAGCGGCAAGAGACAAGCCGGTAG
- a CDS encoding GTPase produces MRDPGFQVRKELDRIDRLLEKDTLFSIAPGERRSLAARSKALRAKLERIEGRFLTVGLIGGTGVGKSSLLNALAGSEIASSSHRRPHTDRVLIYRHIHADPPPAAELRRIPWKEITHEAGAMQALLLCDLPDFDSLGGENRRYVVDFLEHLDLLVWVASPEKYADGRFYAFLDEVPKAREYFAFVLNKVDQLVEPGDGAAADRLAPVLSGFKELLAKHGVPDPLVFAVSAEHARRSGGAAVWNQFDFFRRHLIDQQRVKTITAIKAANLSAEIQQLLTPFETERLHLEEASGVIANALQWVEEKRSHWTAAGREALSAWLISETAPVGEEPIEDLSGLVGPSYGIGLLLQTLRRGGGNPAGGDARPNFLLPPEGTAAILRRPFQWLEENLHSRFLRANLPQSLWEEVQSKLDLEGAFEQLGTDLATVGEQAAAQAGRPSFRIFRAGQMLTFAALTLCLLIALTGAGAWRAFFEHPGLGGAAGLLAAAIEAVFSPKGLAALLSYALINLFLSIRFYRRYNKKRRDERLKRRVRLAETLAAVWSEHLGHLAGRLQRLEKDTREQIGALESVLAGRRAEKGS; encoded by the coding sequence ATGCGAGACCCCGGCTTCCAAGTGCGGAAAGAACTCGACCGCATCGACCGCCTCCTCGAAAAAGACACCCTTTTCTCGATTGCACCCGGGGAGCGCCGGTCCCTCGCGGCCCGTTCAAAGGCCCTGCGCGCGAAGCTCGAGCGGATCGAAGGGCGTTTTCTGACCGTCGGCCTCATCGGCGGCACCGGTGTCGGCAAGTCCTCCCTCCTCAACGCCCTCGCCGGATCCGAGATCGCGTCAAGCAGCCACCGGAGGCCCCACACGGACCGGGTGCTGATCTACCGCCACATCCACGCGGACCCGCCGCCCGCCGCGGAGCTCCGCCGTATCCCCTGGAAGGAGATCACCCACGAGGCCGGCGCGATGCAGGCGCTTCTCCTGTGCGACCTGCCCGACTTCGACAGCCTGGGCGGTGAAAACCGCCGTTACGTCGTCGATTTCCTGGAGCACCTCGACCTCCTCGTGTGGGTCGCATCGCCCGAAAAATACGCCGACGGCCGGTTTTACGCCTTCCTGGATGAGGTCCCCAAGGCCAGGGAATACTTCGCCTTCGTCCTGAACAAGGTGGATCAGCTCGTGGAGCCCGGCGACGGTGCGGCCGCCGACCGCCTTGCCCCGGTTCTGAGCGGCTTCAAGGAACTGCTCGCCAAACACGGGGTCCCGGACCCCCTCGTCTTCGCCGTCTCGGCAGAGCACGCCCGGCGCAGCGGCGGGGCGGCCGTCTGGAACCAGTTCGATTTCTTCCGCCGGCACCTGATCGATCAGCAGCGCGTCAAGACCATCACCGCCATCAAGGCCGCCAATCTGAGCGCAGAGATTCAACAGCTCCTGACCCCTTTCGAAACCGAACGGCTGCATCTCGAAGAGGCCTCGGGGGTGATCGCGAACGCCCTCCAGTGGGTGGAGGAAAAACGGTCCCATTGGACCGCGGCGGGGCGCGAGGCCCTGTCTGCCTGGCTCATCAGCGAAACAGCCCCGGTGGGCGAAGAGCCGATCGAAGACCTTTCGGGCCTCGTCGGTCCGAGCTACGGGATCGGCCTCCTCCTGCAAACGCTGCGGCGGGGGGGCGGCAACCCCGCCGGCGGCGATGCTCGGCCAAACTTTCTGCTCCCGCCCGAAGGCACGGCGGCCATTCTGAGAAGGCCCTTTCAGTGGCTCGAAGAAAACCTTCACAGCCGCTTCCTGCGTGCCAATCTCCCGCAGAGCCTTTGGGAGGAGGTCCAGTCCAAACTCGACCTCGAAGGCGCATTCGAACAGCTGGGAACGGACCTCGCCACCGTCGGTGAACAAGCCGCGGCACAGGCCGGAAGGCCATCCTTCCGGATCTTTCGGGCCGGGCAGATGCTGACCTTCGCAGCCCTCACCCTGTGCCTCCTCATCGCCCTGACGGGGGCCGGCGCCTGGCGGGCCTTTTTCGAGCACCCCGGCCTCGGCGGCGCGGCCGGACTCCTCGCGGCCGCGATCGAGGCCGTCTTCAGCCCCAAGGGCCTCGCCGCCCTCCTGAGCTACGCCTTGATCAACCTTTTCCTTTCCATCCGATTCTATCGCCGTTACAATAAGAAGCGGCGTGACGAGCGCCTCAAGCGGCGAGTCCGGCTGGCGGAGACCCTCGCAGCCGTCTGGTCCGAGCACCTGGGGCACCTCGCCGGCCGGTTGCAACGTTTGGAAAAGGACACCCGCGAACAGATCGGCGCGCTCGAAAGCGTCCTGGCGGGCCGTCGCGCAGAGAAGGGTTCCTGA
- a CDS encoding GTPase domain-containing protein has translation MESLITAIRAVRHPGLIEASAAIPGLAEDLGRQMAVIAYKSNSPVTWVMFLGGTGTGKSTLFNLFCGRALSATGVERPKTFGPIAYAHAYANIGTGFPFPEVKPDEPSPEEDLGQPMAGAPGRLSIISHRRKTLSHLAIVDTPDVDSVEEGNRVITRNLYLLADAIIFVASPEKYADEVPLDALFEAFQDGKVVAFLLNKVRSGLGAEDVLKVLESRGIACERGLIRILPAAPGGSAAELSALEAVSRTMQSLHAELDPASSGERLRRQQDRRLEHSRRSAQRLLGLLQAEASAAAQWQERLEQCARETADLLLEGEAKRFKAQSDEYIRIEIRKLFNRYDPLAKPRRVIQETILFPLRLLGFRKDRGEARHKQALAKLRKYSDSSPLAAALAQMNRRVLEELAPAGQDAPLGAALRSPDLPLTEPEIEARILQGQETLLAWIDERFRDLAEHLSTRKKWGIYSASIVWGALLLAVEIVIGGGFTMIDAVLDSALAPFLTKGTTELFAYQEIQKIARELADRYRSELLAVIDEQRMRYEQCLAATLTPPETVQRLDQWLKQRPRAGAKGRTERP, from the coding sequence TTGGAATCTCTGATTACCGCCATCCGTGCCGTCCGCCATCCAGGCCTCATCGAAGCAAGCGCCGCCATCCCGGGGCTGGCGGAGGACCTTGGGCGCCAAATGGCGGTGATCGCCTACAAATCCAACTCACCGGTGACGTGGGTGATGTTTCTCGGCGGCACCGGCACCGGGAAGTCGACCCTCTTCAATCTCTTCTGCGGCAGGGCGCTCAGTGCGACCGGCGTCGAAAGGCCCAAAACCTTCGGTCCGATCGCCTATGCCCATGCCTATGCGAACATCGGGACAGGCTTCCCTTTCCCCGAGGTGAAACCCGATGAGCCCTCCCCCGAAGAGGACCTGGGCCAGCCCATGGCCGGGGCCCCAGGCCGCCTGTCGATCATCAGCCACCGCCGCAAAACGCTCTCCCATCTCGCCATAGTCGACACGCCCGACGTCGACAGCGTGGAGGAGGGCAACCGGGTGATCACCCGGAATCTTTATCTCCTGGCCGACGCGATCATCTTCGTCGCCAGCCCGGAAAAATATGCGGACGAAGTGCCCCTCGATGCCCTGTTCGAGGCCTTCCAGGATGGGAAGGTGGTCGCCTTCCTCTTGAACAAGGTCCGCAGCGGCCTCGGTGCGGAGGACGTTCTGAAGGTCCTCGAAAGCCGTGGGATCGCATGCGAACGGGGGCTGATCCGGATTCTGCCGGCTGCACCCGGGGGTTCGGCCGCGGAGTTGAGCGCCCTGGAAGCCGTGAGCCGCACCATGCAGTCCCTTCACGCCGAGCTCGACCCGGCCTCATCCGGCGAGCGGCTGCGCCGCCAGCAGGACCGCCGCCTGGAGCACAGCCGCCGGAGCGCGCAGCGGCTGCTCGGCCTGCTGCAAGCGGAGGCGTCCGCCGCCGCCCAATGGCAGGAGAGGCTCGAGCAGTGCGCACGGGAGACGGCGGACCTTCTGCTGGAGGGAGAAGCAAAACGCTTCAAGGCACAGAGCGATGAATACATCCGGATCGAAATCCGCAAGCTCTTCAACCGCTACGACCCCCTCGCAAAACCCCGGCGGGTGATCCAGGAAACGATCCTCTTTCCCCTGCGACTGCTCGGCTTCCGCAAGGACAGGGGCGAGGCGCGCCACAAGCAGGCCCTCGCGAAGCTGCGCAAATACTCCGACAGCTCCCCTCTGGCCGCCGCCCTGGCGCAGATGAACCGCCGCGTACTGGAAGAACTCGCCCCGGCCGGTCAAGACGCCCCCCTTGGCGCCGCCCTGCGGAGTCCAGACCTGCCTTTGACCGAGCCGGAGATCGAAGCCCGCATCCTGCAAGGCCAGGAAACGCTGCTTGCCTGGATAGACGAGCGGTTCCGCGACCTGGCCGAACACCTGTCGACGCGCAAGAAGTGGGGCATCTACAGCGCTTCGATCGTCTGGGGGGCGCTCCTCCTTGCGGTCGAAATCGTCATCGGCGGGGGCTTCACCATGATCGACGCCGTCCTCGACTCCGCGCTCGCACCCTTCCTGACCAAGGGCACGACAGAGCTTTTCGCCTACCAGGAGATCCAGAAGATCGCCCGCGAATTGGCAGACCGATACCGAAGCGAGCTCCTCGCCGTGATCGACGAGCAGCGGATGCGCTACGAGCAATGCCTCGCGGCGACCCTGACGCCCCCCGAAACGGTGCAACGCCTCGATCAATGGCTGAAACAGCGGCCCCGCGCCGGCGCGAAGGGCCGCACAGAACGTCCGTGA
- a CDS encoding MATE family efflux transporter: protein MREGADRGRKRSKTPFSERGRVIAVRRTVAQKIIRGPRSVNVSCSRWSEPGGYREVLKIAIPLILSTGAWSIQHFVDRMFLSWYSPEAIAAAMPAGMLNFTLMSIFIGTVSYVSTFVAQYHGAGRHREIGPVLWQGMYVSMFGGLCMLCLIPLAGPIFAFVGHDAPVQKNEVDYFVILSIGGFPAIATHALSGFFSGVARPWPIMWVTMASTALNLILDYLFIFGRAGLPEMGMRGAALATVLAAVFSLVVMLLLAWRTANDTRYHTLKGWRPDAALMRRLLRFGFPSGMQFFLDMSGFTGFILLVGRLGTLPLAATNIAFNINTIAFMPMIGCGITVSVLVGQHLGRNAPELAEKATWSAFHITFAYMASIALAYVLIPEVFVSPFAPADNPQAFEAIFHLAVILLRFVALYSIFDTLSIVFASAVKGAGDTRFVMLIIAAFSGLILLGPAYVMIVVLGWGIMAAWILATLYVTSLGIVFLLRFLQGKWKAMRVIEPDKIWGAPEIPPVREQSSTPQRLPIPKPGFRPGRQPVPILQQGAVQDACRFDQSSPATDPGGLGTPGVEPGAGSCSNRLDDHNPP, encoded by the coding sequence ATGCGCGAAGGGGCGGATCGAGGCCGGAAGCGGTCGAAAACACCCTTTTCGGAGAGAGGCCGGGTCATCGCCGTCCGCCGCACCGTGGCCCAAAAAATCATCAGAGGTCCCCGCAGCGTGAATGTTTCCTGTTCCAGATGGTCGGAGCCCGGAGGATACCGAGAGGTCCTCAAGATCGCGATCCCTCTGATCCTGAGTACGGGTGCCTGGTCGATCCAGCACTTCGTGGACCGGATGTTTCTGTCCTGGTATTCCCCCGAGGCCATCGCAGCCGCCATGCCGGCCGGCATGCTCAATTTCACCCTCATGAGCATCTTCATCGGCACGGTGAGCTATGTGAGCACATTCGTCGCGCAATATCACGGCGCGGGGCGGCACCGGGAGATAGGGCCGGTCCTCTGGCAGGGGATGTATGTCTCCATGTTCGGCGGGCTTTGCATGCTCTGCCTGATCCCCCTCGCCGGGCCCATCTTCGCCTTTGTAGGGCACGATGCGCCCGTGCAGAAAAATGAGGTCGATTACTTCGTCATCCTCTCCATCGGAGGGTTCCCGGCGATTGCGACCCATGCGCTCTCCGGTTTTTTTTCCGGGGTTGCGCGTCCCTGGCCGATCATGTGGGTGACCATGGCCTCGACGGCCCTGAACCTGATTCTGGACTATCTCTTCATCTTCGGCAGGGCCGGCCTGCCCGAAATGGGGATGCGCGGCGCGGCACTGGCCACGGTCCTCGCCGCCGTGTTCTCCCTGGTCGTCATGCTCCTGCTGGCCTGGCGCACCGCGAACGACACCCGCTACCATACCCTGAAGGGCTGGCGGCCCGATGCGGCGCTGATGCGGCGGCTGCTGCGATTCGGCTTTCCTTCCGGGATGCAGTTCTTCCTGGACATGAGCGGCTTCACCGGTTTCATCCTCCTCGTGGGAAGGCTCGGCACCCTGCCGCTGGCCGCCACCAACATCGCCTTCAACATCAACACAATTGCCTTCATGCCTATGATCGGCTGCGGGATCACGGTATCCGTCCTGGTCGGGCAGCACCTCGGCAGGAACGCCCCTGAGCTGGCCGAAAAGGCGACCTGGTCGGCGTTCCACATCACCTTCGCCTACATGGCCTCGATAGCGCTCGCCTATGTCCTGATCCCGGAGGTCTTCGTCTCCCCTTTCGCACCGGCGGACAACCCGCAGGCCTTCGAAGCCATTTTTCACCTGGCCGTGATCCTCCTTCGCTTCGTCGCCCTCTACTCCATCTTCGACACGCTCAGCATCGTCTTCGCCTCCGCCGTCAAGGGGGCGGGCGACACGCGCTTCGTCATGCTGATCATCGCCGCCTTCTCGGGTCTCATTCTGCTCGGGCCCGCATACGTGATGATCGTCGTCCTGGGGTGGGGCATCATGGCGGCCTGGATCCTGGCCACGCTTTACGTGACCTCGCTTGGCATCGTCTTCCTCCTGCGGTTCCTGCAGGGCAAATGGAAGGCGATGCGGGTCATCGAACCGGACAAGATCTGGGGCGCCCCCGAAATACCCCCCGTTCGGGAGCAATCGTCCACCCCGCAAAGGCTCCCGATACCAAAACCAGGTTTCCGGCCGGGGAGGCAGCCTGTCCCCATCCTGCAACAGGGAGCTGTCCAGGATGCCTGCCGCTTCGATCAGTCAAGCCCCGCCACCGACCCGGGCGGACTCGGCACTCCAGGAGTGGAACCAGGCGCGGGATCGTGCAGCAACCGGTTGGACGATCACAACCCCCCGTAG
- a CDS encoding DUF2889 domain-containing protein, with amino-acid sequence MGALKELARGNAVHQRRLEFKSYPLGQGRVLVEGSLRDDRFQPGFYFDGVQAPEGVIHWMIVRMIVEGRPLTITDIEAEMPGVPHELCTEAIGSVERMKGVAISGGYSREVIRLMGGIRGCSHLTHLMIAMGPAALHGYWTDQSRERRPLPNSLGEIPALRQLRNSCFLWRDDGPFMDKVRQVVQEAGKKGSRPG; translated from the coding sequence ATGGGAGCGTTGAAAGAGCTCGCTCGGGGGAATGCCGTTCACCAGCGGCGGCTCGAGTTCAAGAGTTATCCGCTGGGGCAGGGCCGGGTTCTCGTCGAGGGGTCCCTCCGGGACGACCGGTTTCAACCAGGTTTTTACTTCGACGGCGTTCAGGCGCCCGAGGGCGTGATCCACTGGATGATCGTGCGGATGATCGTCGAAGGCCGTCCTTTGACGATCACCGACATCGAGGCCGAGATGCCCGGGGTGCCGCACGAGCTCTGCACGGAGGCGATAGGCTCGGTCGAACGGATGAAGGGAGTGGCCATCTCCGGGGGGTACAGCCGGGAGGTCATCCGGTTGATGGGAGGGATAAGGGGGTGCAGCCACCTCACCCATCTCATGATCGCCATGGGGCCTGCAGCCTTGCACGGTTACTGGACGGATCAATCGCGCGAGCGGAGACCTCTGCCGAACTCCCTCGGCGAGATCCCCGCCTTGAGACAGCTGCGCAACAGCTGCTTCCTGTGGCGGGACGACGGGCCGTTCATGGACAAGGTCCGGCAGGTCGTTCAAGAAGCAGGGAAGAAAGGATCCCGGCCCGGCTGA